The Sorghum bicolor cultivar BTx623 chromosome 6, Sorghum_bicolor_NCBIv3, whole genome shotgun sequence genome contains the following window.
CTTTCGAGGTCTAGTGGTTGATTGTATGCCTTGTTTGTCATTTACGAGGTAGTTGCTTCGGGGTTAGCGTTGATTGGATCAGAACCCGTTGAAGGAAGGACATGCAGATGGAAGAAAGATCTtagatgagtacaactacaagtgaactgaggatcttggaaatggcattcaacaggtgccacgtcccacccaacctcgtagaatcctattagacatgcaatattatagatgctagtgctttacttttatgcaaatgaaatgagataggttgcatggtagaaatgcttgtgagccattgccttgttgtaacctataaccctcgcacacccgctgttaggttagaaGCTGCATACTAATTGCTACTGCTTCTAccacgcattatatctgtgatgtgatgcaatgtgggagattggatgtgagtggataaggcacgtggtgccgataACTGGATAATGAGATGataatggatttggggagatcttggcgtgtgtcttgggtgtgtggtgagggttgagtcgaccgagcaggatttacgacgagtcttgggacaagtcttgccggggagcgctacctgggcgttccccacgagagatacctgtggcgggtacatgtgacagggagaggtcccggagtggagtgtcttcgtgggacgaagcgccgggatgggaggtgctgttaaGCACGGGGTAATCGGATGTCCCGTCgagcggggcatcggttggcccctcgtgaagatgtcctgtttggtcaccctaaggactgatatgttctgtggaccgggtcttaggaagccttgcaccccactcgctcttatggggaggagacggatgtacgaccagctagggcggtgccactactactaggttgttagcggatagtgtagggaggtacgggcatgaggacccacaccctcctaagacagcgtagtgacctttggggcccggtactacgcctcacagtctcagcgtaccggtggtactccggtatggtcccagttctgagtggtagggtggcatcgtgtttagttggaagacagcccggaatcagcctagacgagggccttcgtcgatgatggtgatcttgtggttagtgtaaacctctgcagagttttggttgatcgatcgatacatatgccgattcgtcggctatggacctttcctaagtacagcttcacttgactagagagaggagtcctttctaccttcccctgggtttgtgttggatccggcgttggccgttgaggcaaggcacgagcgggagtcgtacttgccgcctagagagtgagagtgtggtgagatgtgtgtgatgggatggatggatggatggatggacggACGTGTGGTTGAGATGGATTAAAACCTGATGAATTATTACtattaaatattgatgaacttgcataggaaaaactacagccatatatataggcctcttgttctaccctttgcattccacttaccacaaagcttacgcaaaagcatagggtgggagccagtggccagtacaaatcgtactgaaagttgtttagcaggttttgaacgCGGTCTATGATGATAACTatggagaatagaaggattaggtggtctcgttcctgcgctcaagtttggttcgaaGATGAAagctacgcccgctgataaactacgccgactctgatgattgcccgtgaaggaggagccttcaccgctgacgctctacatcgactctgataaagaTCCGTGTGTGTTCccgctagaaaaacgatgtaataggcttgttgactaagagttgtaaagtaaatgtgttgtaatcttctttttcacgatgtatgactgtgataacagctgatatatgataatgtgatggctcaatttctgaattatcacattataattcgaatctgaggatttttcccctttgtggaaaaatctaggtcgtttcagttggtatcagagccatactTGACCCTAGGACGAGACCTTTAGGACTAAACACTAGTTTAGAAGCCAAACATTCTATCTTTTGTAGGGTTATAGATGCTAACACTTGTTTTCCCCCTCCGCCTTGAATTCTGCTGCTAACTGACCTCCCTATTTCATAAAGTTGACCGTTGGAATCTTTTCCCATACCCGCCCGCGCTAGATCGATAGTCGTGTGAGACTTTGAAGGTCTGTGAGTCGCCTCGAGTCAACACTATGCATTAGGAGTTGTAATGCTGTTTGAGTGCTTGGATCTTATGTTGTTGTATTTCTTCTACTTCTTGTTGTCTGAGTGTAAGTCATAGAACCTGTTTTATGCGAGTAAGACTCTGGGTCCCGTCCAATCTAGCTGGCTAAACCCAAGACCGTCCGGAGACTAGATAGGTGACCCTGGCTAACAGAACTGAAAAAGGGAGTAAAGCTGATGCATCATGTCTTGCCCATCTATTTCAAAACTGTTTTTGGTTTCCAACTAAACTTGTCTTCAAAATTGCCCCCTTTGGTTGAAAAATTTTCTCTCCTTTTGGTTAAGATATCCCCTCTttaacaaaagcatctatacttcaaatggaaaagtgttTCAAAACTCTCTCAATATCTTCCCTTTTCAAAATGAAAGCAATTTTAACTCCTTTCTCAACTCAATTTTATTCAAAAGCTATTTATGAAACGGTTTAAAACAAGTCATCTTGCAAAAGGTATGACAAAATCGCTTCAGAAAAACAAAAGTTTTGATTTTCACTCAACAAAGTGGTTTTCAAATCAAAGTATCTTTGGCTCAATTTTGTTTTAAAGGCCTTTGATTTTATCTCAAGAGCCAAATTCCTTTTAAAAATCCAACCTCGccttaaaagaaaaaggaatttCCAGCGATTTATTAAACAAAAACCATTGCGAAAAGATTTTTGTTTGCATCCTTTCAAGGAAAAGTTTTAGCAAAACCAAAATGAACTTACAAGTTTTAAAAGAAAATGCTTTGGTTGCGAAAGCTTTAGATATTCGAAAATGAAGAATGATTTCTAGTCATTTTCAAAACTAATTTGTTTACTTCAAACTAAAAAAAACGCCTtgttttataaaactaaaagagTCTCAAGTTCTCTTGATTTGAAATCTTTTACATCAAAAAtcttaaaataataataataataaaataaataaatttggtttTCAAAATTTGCGTTGATTTCAACCCTTTTCAAAAGCTCTTTTCAGTTTGAGGtctctaaaaataaaaagaaaaaaaaatataataaaaaaaaactttgtaaaaCTGCTTTCGCTCCTTTTACGAAAGTTGTTTTGTGAAAAGCCCTTCCTTCAAAAGCTTTTTGCAAAAAGTGATGCATGAAAAACAGCTGAGAAAGCCAACAATCCTAGCTATGTTTAAGCCTGCCATGCACTTCTAGAGAGCCAGATGTTCATAAACCCGACGCGATTCTTGGTACCCATCGCCTCGGTGTAAAAATTTGGATACCCAACACTTGCGACTGAGCCTTGGATACACTCGGGACTGGACTCACTTCTATTTTGGAAAAGGTTTATGAAGCGACCACACTAAAGGGAAACAACTCAGAAGTAAGAAGAGCTTCGAGTATAGCACACTTGCTTCTTCACCGGCCGAGCAACATCTttatctcggggacgagattcctgTAAGGAGGGTGGACTGTAACATCCCGGATTTTTacgaaaaccaaaaatacgagctttttaaaatttttcctgtAATCGTGTGAATAATATAGTTTCGAGGTTAAACTCGATCTTAACCTGCTAACAACCGTTGCATTCATATAGAATTGTTTGTAGGCGAGTGCCCCTGTTCGAGAGTCGTTTtgagttgggtcttgtttagggttttgagttcCTTTTGGAGTGCGCAAATCCGTAGCAAAGTCTTTCCGAATCTtcgttgagcctatctcaaGGTGAAGCGAATCCCTTCTCAAACTTTTTATAggagtacgtctcaaactccATCGGATTTTATCCGATCCCCTTTTGTTTTCATTCCTTTGTGTTTAATCAAAAATGGAAAaccccctttctttcccttgggCCGAATCTCTCTAATTCTATCcattcttttcttttcctcCAGCCCAGCCAGCTCCCTGCCCCAGCCCATCCCGCGGCCCAGCTGGCtcacctcctccccctcctttACCTCGGCCCAGCAGTCGACCCATGGCCCAGCTCGGCTgctcaccccccccccccggcccAACTCGCGCGCGCCAAGGCCCAGGTCGTGGCCGGCCTAGCAGCCAGCGCCCCCGCCCCAACCCTAGCAGGGAGCTGGGCACCTGAGCCccagagccgccgccgccaggatgGGGAGCGCCCCAGTGCCCGCGCCCCTCGACGTCCGTGCCGATGCCCGCCACGTGCCCAGCCGCGGTACGGAAGCCGAGGATCACCGTGTACGTCCCTGGAGCCCTAGTCTACGCCCTTAAATAGCGCTGCAGCCGCCGCTCCCCTCTTCCTTCCCATGGCGCCGCCACGCCCGCCTCCTGGGCAGAGCCGCGCGACCCTGCACCcctcagcgccgccgccgcgacgcgCACACGCCCGAGCCCGTGCGCGCCTGCCCTCTCCCCTCGGCGCGCGCCCGCCACGCCGAGCCCCGGCCTCGCCCTGATGCTGCCTGCCGATCCGCGGCCGCGTCCTCGTCGAGCCGCCGCGACGCCGAGCCGAGCGTGGCTCCGAGCTTGCCGCGGACGCCGCTCTGTCCGCGGACTGCGACCGCGCCGTGCTGCCCACGACGACGACCGCGGGCAGCAGCAGGCCACGCCCGCGACTGCGACCTCGCCGTGGCCGCGTCACGGCCAGCACCGCGAGCACGGCGCCCCTCCGCGCGTCGCGTCCTCGACCTCGCCGAGCGCCAACCCCCCTGCACCTCCGAGCTCGGTCACGCCGTGACGCCGTCGATCGCCACCACGATGTCGCCCGCAACTGCGTCGCCCGAGCGCCTCGTCCCGTGCCCCGTCTCCATCGACGCGGCATGCCGAGCCCCGGCCGAACCCCGACGACCACGGCCGGCTGCGCGGACGCCCCAGCGCTGCCAAGCCCCCTCGGTGCCCCGCGACGCCAGGCACCGCTTGGCGCCCCCGCAACCCACGACACCGAGCTTCGACCGCACCGAAGTAGACAGCGAGCAACGCGACGCCGCACGTCCTCGTCAAGACTCCGCCGTGGAGCCGTGCTGCTGCAGCACCACCTCGTCAAGCGTCTCTGCCGCCGGTGAGCCACCAGCGCCCAAGTCCCCTTTGTTTCCCCCTTCCTGCATTCGCCATGCTGAGCCCGGCCTTCGTGCCGCAGTTCGTCCACTGTGCAGGGAAACAGTGGCCTCGTTGTGCCTTTGCCGAAGCGCCTTCCCGATTCCTGCTGCACATCCCGGCCAGCCGCAGCGAGCCACAGCCGGCCAGCAGCAGGCTTGCAGCTGATCTGCGCCCTTCCTCGTGTTCAGCAAGGTCGAACCTTGAACCTAGCCGACATCGTCTCCGACGTTGGCAAAACCCTTGTCGTTCATTTCGATATCATACATGCCATGTATCTTGCTCATGTATGCATTATGATCTATCTATTCGTtgcctgtgccgtgccttcgCGCCGgtctatttatttatctatctctatcTATCTCTCGTGCTATGGAAATGTACTACTCCGTGTTGTCCTTGCGTCGTTGCCAGTCGTTGTGTTGTGGATCTTTGTGCGTTGTTTCTTGTGTGGTGTGGTTGGTTGGTTGTGGACCGAGCCGTCGAGCCGGTCGAGAGAGTGACGTGTTTGAATGTTGCGATCGCGAGTTCGTCTCGCCATGGTCGTAGTGCCAAGCATGCCCCTTCTCTCGTGTTGTCGCTGttcttctttatttatttgccgGAGGACTgagccttcgagccggtcgGGGAAATGGTAGTACGTTCGACcatttcgatcgtgggttcGTCCCGCCGTGATCGCGATGCCGTGCGTAATGCATTCCTCGTGTTTAGTTGACTCCGTTGAACTACGATCGTTAGCTCCTATCCCTGTCCCTAGGGTTTGATCATTGCGGACTCGATATTCATAACGACGCGGTTCTCACCCGCACCTTCGGGTTCGCTGTGGTCTAGTCTAGTGGGATACAGATTAGGAGCAACCCTTGTAGAACAGTCGGGAACCAACTCGTTGGGTGAACCTCATGGTCGCAAATCCACCTTGCCATGACCACCGGGCGTTACCCCATTTCTCGTGTGTTTATCCTAACCACCTCGTATGCTTGCACCACTTCGACTATAGCATTCCCTCGGACCTAGTGGTGACAACCGCATCGCTATGGGCCTTAGGAGTAGCCTCGTGCCGATTTAGTTGCACAGTCGTGGTACGCTACGAGTAGGGTTGGATCGTGGGGTCGTATCTCTTTCATCCAACCGTCGTTCATTCCATGATGAGTTGGTCGAAACAGTATGGACTCCATTCCTCTTCTCTCCTGTTCTCAATCCCCGTAGATCCAGTAATATGTGGATTGAgcccttttgtttgtttggtgttTTGATTCCATTTCTACGATTCCCGCTGTTGCTATGGCGAGTGGATCAAAGGAAGATGAATCCCGTGTCCTTTCTCGCCTTTTTGGTTCTTCGTGTTTAAACTCTTGTACGCTTGTACCTATTCGACCGCAGCATTTCTTGGTTCTCgtggtgacaaccgcaccgctaagaaccctagtgatgtcttagtgcatttagtgcacctaggttgtggtaccctacaaATAGTTTAAGCACTTGTGTACTTGTGTGTCACTCTCTCTGATTccccgtctcttaccatggcgagtggatTGGAAGGGGTAGACCACTtcccttttcttctctctttgttccaaCCTCTCTTAGCTCCCGACAATTATAATGGCGTACGAGTTAAGAGAGACTGGAACTTCTCGTGCTCATAGTCTTTTCGATTCCTgtcgatctctatgacacttggatcgaAAGACCATAAGctgtggtgtttgcttaggaTGAGTTAGAGTCTAAGCAATTTATTAAAGCCGTACAGGTTGACTCAGTTGACCCGGGAAGCaccggctaggctaagactctgacttgtacttagtgaacaaccATTCCTATTTCCtttagcccagggatcggacaTCCGCCGAGAGGGCTAAGTTGTTACCCTTTCGGTGTccttttagtgtagttgttcctCAGTGTTCTGTCATCTCCTTTCACAGTCTTTCGAGGTCTAGTGGTTGATTGTATGCCTTGTTTGTCATTTACGAGGTAGTTGCTTCGGGGTTAGCGTTGATTGGATCAGAACCCGTTGAAGGAAGGACATGCAGATGGAAGAAAGATCTtagatgagtacaactacaagtgaactgaggatcttggaaatggcattcaacaggtgccacgtcccacccaacctcgtagaatcctattagacatgcaatattatagatgctagtgctttacttttatgcaaatgaaatgagataggttgcatggtagaaatgcttgtgagccattgccttgttgtaacctataaccctcgcacacccgctgttaggttagaaGCTGCATACTAATTGCTACTGCTTCTAccacgcattatatctgtgatgtgatgcaatgtgggagattggatgtgagtggataaggcacgtggtgccgataACTGGATAATGAGATGataatggatttggggagatcttggcgtgtgtcttgggtgtgtggtgagggttgagtcgaccgagcaggatttacgacgagtcttgggacaagtcttgccggggagcgctacctgggcgttccccacgagagatacctgtggcgggtacatgtgacagggagaggtcccggagtggagtgtcttcgtgggacgaagcgccgggatgggaggtgctgttaaGCACGGGGTAATCGGATGTCCCGTCgagcggggcatcggttggcccctcgtgaagatgtcctgtttggtcaccctaaggactgatatgttctgtggaccgggtcttaggaagccttgcaccccactcgctcttatggggaggagacggatgtacgaccagctagggcggtgccactactactaggttgttagcggatagtgtagggaggtacgggcatgaggacccacaccctcctaagacagcgtagtgacctttggggcccggtactacgcctcacagtctcagcgtaccggtggtactccggtatggtcccagttctgagtggtagggtggcatcgtgtttagttggaagacagcccggaatcagcctagacgagggccttcgtcgatgatggtgatcttgtggttagtgtaaacctctgcagagttttggttgatcgatcgatacatatgccgattcgtcggctatggacctttcctaagtacagcttcacttgactagagagaggagtcctttctaccttcccctgggtttgtgttggatccggcgttggccgttgaggcaaggcacgagcgggagtcgtacttgccgcctagagagtgagagtgtggtgagatgtgtgtgatgggatggatggatggatggatggacggACGTGTGGTTGAGATGGATTAAAACCTGATGAATTATTACtattaaatattgatgaacttgcataggaaaaactacagccatatatataggcctcttgttctaccctttgcattccacttaccacaaagcttacgcaaaagcatagggtgggagccagtggccagtacaaatcgtactgaaagttgtttagcaggttttgaacgCGGTCTATGATGATAACTatggagaatagaaggattaggtggtctcgttcctgcgctcaagtttggttcgaaGATGAAagctacgcccgctgataaactacgccgactctgatgattgcccgtgaaggaggagccttcaccgctgacgctctacatcgactctgataaagaTCCGTGTGTGTTCccgctagaaaaacgatgtaataggcttgttgactaagagttgtaaagtaaatgtgttgtaatcttctttttcacgatgtatgactgtgataacagctgatatatgataatgtgatggctcaatttctgaattatcacattataattcgaatctgaggatttttcccctttgtggaaaaatctaggtcgtttcaaAATCCTTGGTCATAGGATCAATGTCACTATGCGAAAGCCACAGTTTATTCTGACCATACGTGCCAGCACATGGATGGTTGTGCTCCGCCACGAAACATGAAATTACCCACCCATGATCACTAGTGCGATGCAACCTAATCATAGCCTTGCAACCTGTCCTGCATGTCGCAGCCATACTATTCGGACACAGACCCTTTGgcggaaaaaacaaaaaatcaaaaTCTACTACTGACATCTAAGAAGAAATACGAGTATATAACTAAGTTCTAAGTTATTGCACATCACCTCGCATGAGCATACAAAATTCTACCTCGTAGTGTATCCATTATCATTTACTCTACCTCGTCCTTTTCTAATCCCAAACCCAATTTCCCAAGAGTAAAGGTTGTAGAAGTCTTTTGCCTCTTTTTCAGAATCGAACTCCATGCATGTTGCGGGCTTGAAGACACGCTCACCACGACGATCAATTGTGGTACGCATAGACTTCGAAATGGCACTTTCCCCCATTGGTGATAGCCTTGATTCTGGACCATACTTACCCCTCTTCCTGCAATTGGCAGAGATATAGAACAAATAAAGCAGAGCCGATGCAAATAACCAAAGCAGAGGGCCTCGTTTCATAATCGAGCATACGGAGATGGAACAGGGCAGTCAAAAAAGAAATTGTTGTATAGTAGGAACTAAACACATAAATTAAGAATTTCAGAAAATCCAAGCAACGAAGGTAGAACCTTAATGCTTAGTTAAGATACAGAAAGGCTATTAAACTCAATCTTGTTCATTTCTTGGAAACGTTATATTACCTCTTCAAGGAACCCAACTGTACACCGTGATTCAGAACCTCTTGAACAACGCCTGTATAAAATCAATGACTAATCCATATGGGGTGCCACTGAGGCCAAGTGAATCTCGTTTTGAATTGGAGAACTTTTAGATCAGATCTTCAAAAACTCAGATAATTCATATGAGTTGCGATTTTATCTGCCAGCGGTTGGACGCCCAAACTGTGATTACGATTACTCTGTCCGTCGAATGTATGGGTACCCTCCAGGACATGGAAATCCTGGGATACCGACATCAAAGCTCTAGCACTGATAGTTAGATCAGGGCGTGTAGACTCCATCGGCGTCTTCCAACCTAAGGAACCAAAAAAGTATTGATACTAGTTCTAGCACGTGGATATCTGCGGATTGGGGGTAATGCAAACCGATACAGTGCGGTGGACCCACACGAAGTTGAAATTTCGAATGGGAACCCACATCCCGCCACACTAAAATTTAACTTTGCCACATCAGCTAAGATGTTCGGTTAACTGGATTATAATGACGAGGGATGAAGGACACGCGTCGTACATCCAGAACCCTGTATTTGAATCTAAACCATTTAAAAGTATGGGTACCTATCACCTGCGGCACCGAAGTACCGAACTATTTCCCCTCATCCGGCCCGGACAGAGAAGAGCATCGCGCTTGACATCGCGGAGCTGGCGGACAACCTCCAGCTCGAGCCCAATTTCCACCTCATCGGCTTCTCCATGGGCGACGAGATCATGTGGAGCTGCCTCAAGCACATCCCACACAGGTGGGTGCTTGCTACACTACAACTAACCTAGCTAGCAGCCCAAACGAATGTTGCAACGAGTAGTACAGAGTACTTCAGCATTTCCCCTCGGTGCAGGCTCGCCGGCGTGGCGATTCTTGCCCCGGTGGGCAACTTCTGGTGGTCCGGCTTCCCGCCGGACGTCGTCAAGAAGGCCTGGCGCGTGCAGTTTCCGCAAGACCAGCGCGCGGTCTGGGTCGCTCACCACCTGCCGTGGCTGACGCACTGGTGGAACACCCAGAAGCTGTTCCGCGGCTCCAGCGTCAAGGACGGCGACCCCGCCATCTTATCCAGGGAGGACAGGCTTCTAGTTCACAAGTTCATGGAGCGAACCTATCAGGCAAGAAGACGACCACCACGAATTGCAGCGATTGGCATCGTTAAGCTAGTACTGAAACCATCATCTCTGACTCCAGCTCCAACTCCAACTCTGCTCTGATGCTTTTGCAGGAGCAGGTCCAGCAGCAGGGAGAGCACGACTCGCTGCACCGCGACATGAGGGTGGGTTTCGGGAAGTGGGACTGGAGCCCCCTGGAGATGGAGAACCCGTTCGCCGGCGCCGCCCAAGGCGAGGTGAAAAAGGTGCACCTGTGGCACGGCGTCGAGGACCTCTACGTGCCGGTTCAGCTGTCGCGGTACATCAGCAAGAGGCTCCCATGGGTCATCTACCATGAGCTCCCGACGGCCGGCCACCTGTTCCCGGTCGCCGACGGGATGCCGGACGCTATCGTCAGGTCACTTCTGCTGGGAGACGAGTAATCTGTATTTACTATTTAGGATGCAGCTCGAGGACTCGTGCACGTTTTTGCCATGGATCTCTTAcaactaaaaaaaataaaaagtaagaCCAAAATATAGTGCGACACTTTTTTACTTCCTCCCTCTACTCTTCGACGTGCGATCCCGCAAGGGGAAGCCGTGATACCTCGCACCGCCAAGTGGGCCCTCTTCCCCGCGGGATGCCCCGTGCGATCCCCCAGCTACCCCTACTCGCTCGCTCGCTTCCCCCTTGCGAGATCCAGGCACAAATCACTCTCCCTCTTATCACGAGGATCTCTCTCCCCTGTGCCCCTCTCCCCGGCTCCCCGCGTGCGCCCTTGCGCTCATGCCGCCTTCTCCTCTCCCTTCCTGTCGCACTCGCGTCATTGTCACCCTCGCCAAACGAGCCGCCATCAGGAGAAGCCAAGCCTGAACACCGTCGTCTCCTCTCCCTCACCGTGCGTGCCCCTACTCTTCATTCGCACGCGCAACCGCGGTGGAGTTCCTCGACCCTCCATTGCGGAATTCTGTAGGCCCCTACTATTATGCTCGAAGATGAGTGATCTGTATTTACTGTTTAGGATGCAGCTACAGGACTTGTGCATGTCCTTTTAAGGGATGATGGATTTACCAGTAATAAAAATATATGTTGTAACCCAGAGTCGGAGATTTGTACATGATTTGTGtcccttttttaaaaaaaaagatctgGTCTCTTGGCGTTATATTAATAAGGAAGAAGTAGAGTTGCGAGCTTACATGTGCGAGGGGCGCTAACTCATATGGCAGACCATCATTTAAGTTTATATAAAAAGGATCTAAGCTAATTACTCCTATTATGTATGGCAATCGTGGGTGGCTAAGAATCCCCTCCGGGCTAAAATCCAATCGGCGAATTCGTCTTTTATTCTTGTGAGCACCATCTCCTCCAGGTTCCTTGTCCTGTTGAAAACTTTAGTGTTTATCTTACTCCAAATGTGTCATAACGTCAGGATGGAGATCAAGTGTGATTTCTTATTACCCCCTTCGATCATGGCTTGACTCACCCTCCCCCTCTATGTCACTCTGCACAACCCAGCAACTAGGCTATATCTTTGCAGAATTGCTCTACAATgcaaccaaattccaaacattcCTCGCATAAGGGCATTCGATGAAGAGATGGATAGCTATCTCCAAACTCCTTTTCGCACGGTGCACACAAATAGTTATTCTCCTAGCCTCTTAGCTAAAGTCTGGTCGCTGTCCACATGAAGAACTTGCATCGTGGCGTTGCTTAAGCCTTCCATATAAGATATGGGAAGTTAGAGATTACCTGTCTACTGAATTGGACTTCATATGCCGAGCGTGCTGAATATTGCCTATTGCTTTCCAACGTCCAAGTAATCTGATCCTCGTGGTCAGTCGTCAGGTCCAGATGAATCGAGTGGATGAGTTGACATAGCGTGAAGAAGTCTCTTAAGAGTTATGCGTTAAGGTCATGCACTAGGTCGTTGATCCATTCCATCTAGCACTGCCTTTTTCACCGATCTTTTCTTTTGTCTGCTATGTTGGAAAAGTAATAC
Protein-coding sequences here:
- the LOC8075272 gene encoding uncharacterized protein LOC8075272 → MGGAVKHGYGYLSPAAPKYRTISPHPARTEKSIALDIAELADNLQLEPNFHLIGFSMGDEIMWSCLKHIPHRLAGVAILAPVGNFWWSGFPPDVVKKAWRVQFPQDQRAVWVAHHLPWLTHWWNTQKLFRGSSVKDGDPAILSREDRLLVHKFMERTYQEQVQQQGEHDSLHRDMRVGFGKWDWSPLEMENPFAGAAQGEVKKVHLWHGVEDLYVPVQLSRYISKRLPWVIYHELPTAGHLFPVADGMPDAIVRSLLLGDE
- the LOC110436472 gene encoding serine/arginine repetitive matrix protein 1-like — protein: MGSAPVPAPLDVRADARHVPSRALQPPLPSSFPWRRHARLLGRAARPCTPQRRRRDAHTPEPVRACPLPSARARHAEPRPRPDAACRSAAASSSSRRDAEPSVAPSLPRTPLCPRTATAPCCPRRRPRAAAGHARDCDLAVAASRPAPRARRPSARRVLDLAERQPPCTSELGHAVTPSIATTMSPATASPERLVPCPVSIDAACRAPAEPRRPRPAARTPQRCQAPSVPRDARHRLAPPQPTTPSFDRTEVDSEQRDAARPRQDSAVEPCCCSTTSSSVSAAGEPPAPKSPLFPPSCIRHAEPGLRAAVRPLCRETVASLCLCRSAFPIPAAHPGQPQRATAGQQQACS